From the Xenorhabdus ishibashii genome, one window contains:
- a CDS encoding DUF2169 family type VI secretion system accessory protein, protein MEFRNLTSFAVMNYSMLDVEDTEHHVAVMKIGYQLMPTGLGEYVAELLPAPPLCLQDEYRGQMNASQVLQESDLAPFKPRCDVIVNGTAYAPDGRPCREFPVRLEVKNKQGQPLLDKTLTVTGEREFIRDASGNWQLTEPKPFTTLPLDYRYAYGGECKIQADDKTSEHLKESDRLTPEQRQQHPDGENAPVAHAVCETNPLGTGFITPWYANAKRLTRYSAPRIIRSDAPFTAQHFAAQLNGTLPSDTPACQPQGMGFIGRPWLPRRQLAGTYDADWLAHRHPYLPKDFDFGYWNGAPTDQQIDWPDTDITLTLSGLTPDGNLHVRLPGHRPFILLRMHNGILLPVPMRMDTLILDSEAKTLHMTCRLSFKADIPVRVAEARFEINPDAPLLKLAPLEEEKMDG, encoded by the coding sequence ATGGAATTTCGTAACCTGACCTCCTTTGCGGTGATGAACTATTCGATGTTGGATGTCGAAGATACCGAGCATCATGTTGCGGTAATGAAAATCGGCTACCAACTGATGCCTACTGGGCTGGGGGAATATGTCGCTGAATTACTGCCCGCCCCGCCCTTGTGTTTACAGGATGAATACCGTGGGCAGATGAATGCTTCGCAGGTGTTGCAGGAAAGTGATCTTGCTCCATTTAAGCCGCGCTGTGACGTGATTGTTAACGGCACCGCGTATGCGCCTGATGGCCGTCCCTGTCGCGAATTTCCCGTACGGTTGGAGGTAAAAAACAAGCAGGGCCAGCCCCTGCTCGACAAAACTTTGACCGTAACCGGCGAACGGGAATTTATTCGTGATGCCAGCGGCAACTGGCAACTGACTGAACCAAAACCTTTTACCACGTTGCCACTGGATTATCGCTATGCCTATGGGGGCGAGTGCAAAATTCAGGCAGATGATAAAACGAGCGAACACCTCAAGGAAAGTGATCGGCTGACACCCGAACAGCGCCAACAACATCCAGATGGGGAAAATGCACCGGTTGCTCATGCCGTTTGTGAAACCAATCCGCTGGGAACGGGGTTTATCACCCCGTGGTATGCCAACGCCAAACGACTCACCCGTTACTCAGCACCGCGCATTATCCGGTCGGATGCACCTTTCACCGCTCAGCATTTTGCCGCGCAACTGAATGGCACGTTACCGTCCGATACACCGGCCTGTCAGCCCCAGGGCATGGGCTTTATCGGTCGCCCGTGGTTGCCCCGCCGCCAGTTAGCCGGCACTTACGATGCCGACTGGCTGGCACATCGTCATCCTTATCTGCCGAAAGATTTTGATTTCGGTTACTGGAACGGCGCGCCGACTGACCAGCAGATTGACTGGCCGGACACTGATATCACCCTCACTCTGAGCGGCCTGACACCTGACGGAAACTTGCATGTCAGACTGCCGGGGCATCGTCCTTTTATCCTGCTGCGAATGCACAACGGCATACTGCTGCCTGTGCCAATGCGTATGGATACGTTAATACTCGACAGCGAAGCCAAAACGTTACACATGACCTGCCGGCTGAGCTTCAAAGCTGATATACCTGTGAGAGTGGCTGAAGCGCGGTTTGAAATTAACCCTGATGCACCATTGCTCAAATTGGCCCCACTGGAAGAGGAGAAAATGGATGGCTGA
- a CDS encoding DUF4150 domain-containing protein: MADNYLARTAGSWMIVGMLPDVCKTPMGSSTPPIPYPVVAKLADSSAPEKTVRANGQPVVVFAQSFVPQTLGDQAGVANGVKSGTVGGKCHPQEHTRTVRAGNKLVLRHGDKFWMNGA; encoded by the coding sequence ATGGCTGATAACTACCTCGCCCGCACTGCGGGTAGCTGGATGATTGTCGGCATGCTGCCGGACGTGTGCAAAACCCCGATGGGATCCTCTACACCCCCGATCCCCTATCCGGTGGTGGCGAAACTGGCAGACAGCTCAGCCCCGGAGAAAACCGTGCGCGCCAACGGCCAGCCGGTGGTGGTATTTGCCCAGAGCTTTGTGCCACAAACCCTTGGCGACCAAGCCGGCGTGGCAAATGGCGTCAAAAGTGGCACTGTGGGCGGCAAATGCCATCCACAGGAGCATACCCGCACGGTACGAGCGGGTAATAAGCTGGTGCTGCGTCACGGGGATAAATTTTGGATGAACGGGGCATAA